TGCGCCGGCGGGTAGACGGCGCTTTGGATGTTTTCGGATTCCCTTCGTCACGAATGATCCCAGGAATGCGACCGCGACCGCCACGGCGACTGCTGCAGCCGTGTTACGGTGCAACGTACCCGGTTGCGGCGCGCGCGCAAGGGCCACATCCTTCTTTGCGCCCGGCACGATTTTGTAAACCGAGCCACTGTGGTAATCGAGCAGATAGATTTCGCCATCGTTGTCCTGGCCGAACGCGGTGATTCGGCTGAACGTTGCGGCTCCCGGCGGATCGAGTTCCGCGGTGCGGTCCGTGAATTCGGAGATTGTTGCGCCGTCGTAGCGCATCGACCAGATCGGAAGATAGAAGTCGGCGAAAAAATACGTGCCCTGCAACTCGGGTATCGCCGATCCGCGGTATACGCGCCCGCCGACGATGCAGCGGCCCACATCGCGGTTGTAGTCGTGAATCGGCGGCGTCAGGCCCGGGTTAGTGCCGCAGGTCCCGTCGCCGCCCTTGCACGCGAACCCCTCCGCCGTCGGCCAGCCATAGTTCTGTCCGCCGGCGCTGATTGCCAGTTGGAAGTCGAGTTCTTCGCGACCGATTTCGCCCACGTCGCCGAACCAGAGATCGCCCGTGAGCGGATCGAACGCCGCCCCCCACGGATTGCGCACGCCATGCGCCCACACAACCGGATTGAAATCGGGGTCATCGACGAACGGGTTGTCCGGCGGCGCCGTGTACGGAAAGGCGCTGTCGACGTCCAGCCGCAAAATCTTTCCCAGCGGGTCCATCATGTCCAGATTGTCGCCAAAGGTGACGCCGCCATCGCCCATGAAGACGTACAGATATCTGTCGTTCGGCCCGAATGCAATGGTGCCGCCGTTGTGGTAGTCGCGCGGCTGATCGACAAGTAGTATTTCCCTGCCGCTGTCGGGGTCGGCGAAGTTACGCCGTTTCGACACCCGGTACCGCTCGATAACGGTGTCCCCGTCCAGGTTGGTGTAGTTCACGTAGAAATAGCCGTTCTTCTTGTACTTCGGGTGGAACGCGAGGCCGAGCAACCCCTGCTCGGCGTTCGAACTGTTCACCTTCGCGGTGAGGTCAAGAAACGGCTTCGCGCGCAACGTGCCGTCCTTGATTATGCGAATGCGCCCGGGCTTGCGCTCGACGACGAAGAGCCGATGCTCGTCCTTTCTCGGCACGGTTAACGCGACCGGTTCGGAGAGTCCGCCGGCCACGAGCTCCGTGGCGATAGGTGTCCCGCCATTGGCGGCCGCTACCAGAATGCCGAAGCTCAGGAGATAAGCGAGGAGATAATTCGAATTGGTTTGCTGCGAGTACATGGCGCCGCCCGATTGCCTTCGTATTATCTTACCTCAACTTCTCTCCGCCGGTCTCGTCGTGTCAACCGTTCTCGGCGGATGAACGTACGTAACACCATGCGCTGTATCCCCTTTTGACATGCAGGCAAAAGGGGCCGCACAATACGCCGTCGTCATTACCGCACTCAAATCAGCGTACACGAATGAACACTATTCTTATGCTCGTCCACAGATGTCGGCCCCTCCGGCGCGCAGTAGATTCGTTATTTCTCGCCTCAACTGTCTTCATCGCGGCATGCGGTGGGGGCAGTCCGGAAGCGCCCGTGGCGACAGCGACGGGTGACAGCGCCGGCGCGCCGCCCACCCCGGGTTCGCTCGAACTTGTATCGATCAAGCCTGTCGTTTTTGGCGGGGTGGGCCAGCCGTACAACAAGCTTCTCATCGCGGACGTTTCGTTCGAGGCGCTCGATGTATCTGCGCTCGGCACTGTCCCAAAAGTGGGCGCATGGTCGCTTGCGGGTGACGCCGCGATGCGCTCGGAGATTAGCAAGATCGCTTTGGCGTCCGACCTCTATTCGGGTTCCGCGATCGTCATCGCGGGCGGCAAACCGGATTTTGTTTTGACTCAGAGCAGCGCGACGATTCCCGCCAACGACGTGCCCGCGAAGTTGATGGCCAGCATGACCGCGAAGGCCGATGCCGGCGATGAACTGGCGTTTCGCGTCCAGTACGAATCCAAGGGCGAAGCGCTCGAACAAATCCGCGCCGTTCCCGGCGGCGGCGAGTGGCGCACCGTCGCCATCGAAGAAATCTGGCAAGCGGGCGAAGTCCCGCCCACGGTCACGGTTTCCGTCCTGCGCCGCGGCATCGAAGAAGGAAACGCGACGGTCAAGACCGTATCCGCGATCCTGATTACGACCGATGCGCCCGCGCCGGGCTTCGCGGGGCGCGAACTCTTGGCGAACGGCGATTTCGAGGAACGCGGATGGTCGAGGTCTTTCGCGCCGTGGTTCTATTCGAATTGGGGCGGAAACCCGGGCAAGACAGTGACGGTGACCACCGATCCGTCGTCACCGGAGCGCGGATACGTCGCGAGCCTGCCGCAACCGGACGCAAACCCCGGCGGGCTGTCGCTGGTGCAAACAGTGTCCGGACTCGATGCGAGCGTGCGGGGTAAAACGCTGAAGGTGGTCGTCCTCGGAAAGTCGTCCGCGCCGGGTCAATTGGGCATCGCGGTGAAGTACACGCTGTCCACCGGCGAGCAACGGCTGACGCAAATGCACAACGGCGACGGCACGTGGCAGGGCCTCGCGGCCACGGCGACACTCCCGGCGGGCGAGGCCCCGCCCAATGTGCGACTGGAAGTGTTTCGCAACGCCGGTGCGGACGGCGCGGTGTATTTCGACGGCGCGTCGCTACGGATCGAATAGCACCAGGTTACAGGTAGCCCAAGGCTTTCAGACGTTCCTGTTCCGCGGCATCGAGCCCTTCGGTGGGGCCTTCGGCCTCCGGCGGCGCAATCTGGATAGGCCATTTGTACGGATAAATCGTGTCGTAGACCAATTCGCGAAACGACGGCCATCCGATCTTCGCTTTGCCTTCGCCGATGACCGTGACGACGATGCGCGTTTCCGGCGCCGATGTGCTCACGGCGAGTTGCAGGGGAACGTCCGTGATCTTGCGTGGTTTCCGGAATTCGCGCGTCCAGGTTGTCAGCCCGGAATCCGCGCGCTGAAATTCTATCTTAAGGTGGGCGCCATCCAATCCTGCCGCCATCTCGAACAAGTGCATCTTATAATTGGGGTCCGTCTTTGCGATGAGCGCCATTTTCGCCCGCTCGACCTGCAGCGAGACCACGTTCGTCTCGACCACCGGTGCAAGCGGACGGCCGAAATGCTCGAACGCCGTTCGGTTTTCGGGAACCTCTTCCAACAGGTTCGGACCGTAGGTGTCGTCGCCGTCGCGAGGCTGCACAATCTCGCTTGTGAACGGTTGCATGCGTTCGAAGAGTTGCCGCATGTGTGCGTTGCACTGCATCAAGTCACCAACGCGCTCGGTCGCGACGTTCGTGCGGCACTTCGGATCGGCGGACAGATCGAAGAGCCACTCGATATACGGGGTCGATACCCAGGGGCGCAGCATGAACGCCTCAGTGTTCAGCGCGTACCAGTAGTTGCCCGATGCGAGAACGACGCCTCTGCCCGCCCAGTCCACCGGGTCGCCGATCGCGCCGGGCGTCACGCCGGAATCTTTTTCGCCAAGCAATGCGGGCATCAGGCTTGTGCCGCGCAGGCCCTGCGGCGCTTCGATTCCGCACAGTCCGACAAGTGTCGGGTAAATGTCGAGCAAGCTGACCGGTTCGTTGTACCAGTGCGCCGGAAAGCCGGAATAGCGGACGATCAACGGCACGTGGAAATCCTGTGACCGGAGTGTCCGGCCGTGGCCGCAGAAACCGTCTTCGAAGAACTGGTCGCCGTGGTCCGCGCTGACGATTAGCATGTCCTTCGCGTCGTCGTAGTTCAGCGCTTCGAGCAATCGCGGAAGACGATTGTCGACGTAACGGATGCAGCCGTCGTACAGATCGACCATGAAATCGATATCTTCTTGCGTAATCGTCCCGGTCTGCATGTTTCCGGGAAGGTTCGAGAATATGCGCTGGCCGTCATCGTCCAGCAGGAACCCCTCGCGAACATTCTTGCCGGAGTAGGATTTTCCCTTCTCGAACATTCTCCCGAACGGGATGGGCGGTCGATAGGGGTCGTGCACGTCGTTCAAGTGCACGTAGACAAACGACGGCGACGCCGGCTTCTGCTCGACGGCCTCGAGGGTGGTGATCACTTCGTCGATCGTTGCGGTGACCATGGTCCTCGAGTTGACTTCAAAATAGTGGTCAATCCCTTGGTCCTGATTGCCGTATCGAGACGCGTTGCCGTTTGTCGTGATCCAATACGTCGCATACCCGATTTCCTTGAACCCTTCCGCGAGCATTTTGAACTTGCTCGAGAGCCAATGGTCCTTCATTGGATCGTGAAACAACTCCGACGGGAACATGCCCGTCATATACGCGGGGACGCTGCGAATCGTCGCGTTCGAAGGTGACAAGGCCGTGCGAAACACGACTGACTTCGACGCAAGTTCGTCGAGATACGGCGATGTCTCGCGTTCATATCCCATGAAATGAAGGTTCTCGGCGCGGAGCGCGTCGATGCAAATCCAAATCACTTTACCCGGTTTCGCCGGGGCCGCGGTCGCGGCAACGCCCAACCACACAAACGTGGCGGCGCGCACAAGACGTAATGCAACTGTTTTCATTTCAGCCTGCTCTGCCTACCGAAACTCGCGTCACCAGAAAAACTAAACCGTTTCCAGGGGCATGCCCTTGATCACGTCAAACTGCTCATCCAGCGTCTTCTCGACGATGCGGACGTACTGTGGAACGAACGCGTCCGCCACGCTCAATTCCCGCACGCGCCCGTCGGCCGCGTCACGCCGTACATAGAACGCGTTCACGCCCGCGCTGTCACAGCCCGCGAGAAGGTATCCCTTCTCATCCGCCAGCTTGGTCAGCGCGGCGAGCGACGCGCCGTAGTATAAGCCGGAGTCGTGCTTCTCGTACCGGCTGAAGGACGGATCGTACTTCACCGTAAGCGAACGCTCCGGCCCAAACGACGAATTGTACTCGATCGCGACGATGCGCGGTTGTATCGCCGTAATGGCCTTCCAAACCCAATAGTCGTTCCCGTCGATGTCGACGGACAGCAAGTCGATTTCGCCGCGCATGCCGCCCTGTTCTAGCGTGGCGTTGATGTTCTCCGCCGTGACCATCGCCTGCTCGATTCGCACGCGGTCCGCGTGTGCTTTCAGCCGAATCGCGTAGTTTCGCCGCGCGCTGCGCACCATCTCCGCGTCGCACTCGAGAAACAGGCCGCTCCACCCAAAGTTGAGCGCCAGATTCGCCGCGTTGCATTCGAGTCCGTCTTCGATGCCGAACTCGACGAACCGCCGATCGGTCACGCCGGTGGCATCGAACAAGTGGAGCAGGATACCGTCCTCGCCGTGCTGCGAATACACCTTCGCTTCATACCGGTGCAGCGGTTGCTGGCATGCGCCCGCCGCGGCGATGTCGGGATAGTTGGCGCGCAGTTGCAGGGCTGCGTTGTACCGCTGCGCGGCAGCCAGTTTACCCAGGAGCGAAGGAAGGTCCGCGACACGCAGCGCCTTGGTGGTAACGCCGTGAATGATCGAGCGCAAAATGTTCTTCGGCATTTACGCGCACCCGTCCCGCAATCGCCGGTACGGCGCGGCGGACAAATTCATCCCAAGCTCACTCCACTCCACTGCGTTGCCGAGCGGTCGATATCCCGAGAGGCTACACAGTTCCATTCCGGGGCAGGAACAACGGACGCGGCTACGCTATCGCGCCGCTTGCCGCAGCGCCGGCTGCACAATTTCCACAAAGACTGCGTACAAACTCGACACCACAAACGCCATCGCGACGATGAGCATGAGGTAAAGCTTTCTGCCCTGCCCCATCAGGCCGCGGCTGACCACGGGGGTGACCTTCTTCTCGAGCTGGTTCAAGCCGAGCGGCGTCACGCCCTTTTCGTTCGTCGCGGTGGCGAAGGAGTGGACCGCGTCCAAAACGCGTTCGGCCGCGGCGAGCTGGCTGTACGCGTCGAGGCCCGCCTTCACGTTTGCCGAAAGCCGGTCCTGCGTCTGCTCGTGAATCGCGAGCAGCGTACCTTGTTCGGTCTGCTTGGCGCGCAGTTCGTCGAGCTGCCGCTTTGCCGTATCGAGCTTGCCGCGCGCGGCAGATACGACGCCCAAGGTCTCGGTCTCGAGTTTCTCCATTTCGATGAGGGTCAGATTGAACTGCTCGTCAATCATGCCCTTCTTCTCGGCGTCGGCCGCGGCCTTTTCGCCGCCCGCGGCTTTTGCGATGAAGTAGGCGTCGTCGGATGGCGAGCGGTACAGCTCGATCTTCTCGGGTTCCTGCGCCTTCGCTTCGCGGAGTGCCTGGAGCGTTTCTTCGCCTCCGGTCAAGTCGCGCTCGGCCTCGGCCAACGCCTTTTCCACTTCCCCCATCAACATTTGGCGCTCTTCGAGTTCCTTTTTCAGAATCTCGACGTTCCACTTTCCCTTTTCTTCCGCCAGCGCATTCTGGAGCGTCTCGAGGTCGGCGGCAGAACGCTCGCGTTCCTTAACGAATTGCTCCGCCGCGGCGGCGGTGCGGACCTTGCCGATTTCGCGCGACCAATCCGTCCCCGCGTCCGCCCACGCTTTAACAATAGACGCGATCCGCTCGGGGTCGTCGCCCGTCACGGCCAGCGTGATGATCGGCGAGTACAGAACCGGCCGGGCGGTCTGGTCCACCACCGTGACGCCCGCCGACATTTTGCTCGAGAAGTCTGCGAGTCGTGGGTAATCTTTCTTCGTAATCGTGTTCGACGCGAGCAGTTTGTCGTACACCTCGCCCAACAGGTTCGGGTACGTGAGCATATCGGCGTACACTTTGGGACTGAGCGGCGCCTGTATGGACGCGTTCAGCGAGAGACTACCCGCATCTGCGGGCTGCGGCGCCAGATCGATGGATGTGACGACGAGCAGTTTTTGCGCTTCGTACTCCCGTGGAGAGATGAGTACTTTCAGCACGCCGAGAATCCCGGCGATCGCCGTAATGACGATGATGAGCCGCCTGTGCTTCCATAACGCGGACAGCACGGCGACAATCGAAAACTGCATGGGGTTCTCCAGAGTAGACCCGGCGAATTCTAACAAACGCGCTTTTGCCCGGTCTAGCCCGAAGGTCCGAGCGGCGCGCCGAGCAGCGCCTCGGCTTGGGCTTGATACGCGGCGAGTTCGGCCACGTTTGGCGCGCCATACGCGATCGCGCGCGTGAACCGGTCCGCCGCTTCCCGCAGGAGTCGCTCGCGTTCGGCCGACAGGCCGGTCGCCCGCGCGCGCAGACGTTCCGCTTCGGTCAGCGCGGCCCTGCCGAGGATTTCCTGCGCCTCGGGCACGTGCGGGCAGAGCCGTTGCGCCTCCGCGGCGTATGCGCGCGCTGCGTTCAGCACGTCCGGCGACGCCGTGAGCGGTTCGTTGTTGGCGAGGCCAAGCTCGATATAGGCGGCGTCGAGCAGCGACGGGATATACCGCGGGTTCCGGGCAATACTTGCCGAGAGGTCGCCGAGTGCGCCGGGCAAATCGCCCAACGCGGCGCGCGCTTTTGCCGCGCGGTACAAGGGCATCCAGTCCGACGGCGCGTACGACGCGGCGCGGTCGTATTGTTCGATCGCCGTCGGGAACGCTTTCCAATACATGGCGCTGTGCCCGCGCGCGAGATGGAGTTGGCTCGCGAATGTCGCCGTACCCAGCGCGGCGCACGCGAACGCGATGACCGCGCAGGCGGTCGTTGCCCACGGCAAACCGCGCGGCGCGGTTTTGCCGTTCGCGGCGTGTGCGGAATAGACGCCATCCAGGAGACCCAGCACGAGAAACAGAATGCCGCCCGATACCGGCGCGTACAGATTAAATCCCAGCGCCCCGTCAATGGCGAACACAAGGAGCAAGACCGCGCAGGCAAGACCGAATTGCCGGGCCGACTCGTCGCGGGCGGCGAAGTACAGTGTGAGCGCGGCGACAAACGCGCGCGCAAGCAGGAACACGTACGCGAGCAATCCCGGAATGCCGGCCGATATTGCCGCCATCAGAAATTCGTTATGCGGGTGCTCGTTCAGCATCCGGTCGCGCGCGAAGTGTTCCTGCTCGTACGGCGTCCAGTAATCGACGTTGAGAATGCGGTAGTTGTCCGGGCCGACGCCGAGCAGGGGACGATCGGCGATCATGCGCGCCGCGCCATAGAACGAGTTGTACCGGAGCAGCAACGAAGTGTCCATCGGCACGCCGCGTCCACTGCGCGCCGCAAGCGCGCCAACACCAATCGCGGCAATTGCAGTCGCGGCGATCGTGAACGCGGCCACGGCAACTCCGATGCCGCGGCCTGCGTCGTTGTTGCACCTCGAGCGGGCGCGCCATGCGACGAGCGCGAAGACGGCGCACGCACCCAGCCCGAGCCAGCTTGCGCGGTGCCTCGTGAGCGCGAGGTGCGCGAGAAACAGCGGCACGAGTACAATCGCCCAACGGTCGCCCCGCCGCGACGCCACGAACAGCGCGCAGACTATCGCAAGCGTAAGCACGTGACCGGCGAGATTCGGGTTGCCGAACGTACTCGGCAACTGGCGAAATTGTTCGCTTGCCGCGAGCGACGTGTCCCACGGCAACGGATCGAAACCCGCGCGCTGCACGAATCCGTACGCCGACGCAATGGCCGCGGCGATTACGACTGCAACCAGCAGCGACGCCGCGTGCCGGGCTGTGGTGAACGTACGTGCGGTCACGTAGCACAGCACCGAGAGCGAGAAGAACCGTGCCGTCATCGCAAGAGCGTTCATCGGATACGGCGACGCAAGCGACGCCGCGAGATTGACGGCCGTGAATGCGGCGAGTGCGCCCATCAATAGGCGCGGCCGGGCGCCCGGAAATTCGCCGCGCCATTCGGCGGCCGCGCACAGCGCCGCGAGCACAAATGCGGCAACGTGCGTGACGAAGATTTTGATATCCACAGCCGGCAACGGCGAATACGGATAGACCGAAAGGATCAACGCGGCGGCGTATATGGCAATGCCCGCGCGGAGTATGGACGGTAAGCGGTGTCGATTCTGCATACGATGCGGCCGGCGCACGATAAAACCTGGTTGCCCCTCGCAAGGCATTCTGCTTGATCCGCGCAGGCGGTTCCAATCGCCGTGGCAAATTGGATTGATTGTTCAAGCGCCGCTTGCGATGATGCGCAACTGCACGAAAGCCCGGTATAGACCGCATTTCTCACCGCCCCGCGCCGTCGCAGCGGATGCAAAATCCTTCGGTGCGGCGAGAAATGCTCTCGAGTAAGCCCTTGAGCGCATGGCGAGAGGATTTTTCACGCGAACAGCCTGTATAGTGCGGAAATCTATGGAACTTCATGTGACGCAACGGATAGTGCATGTCTTTGGTGTTCGCGTGAAAAATCCGGGATAGGTACGCGTTGTGTCCGACCCCGTCGTCATACGCCTCGATTGTCCCGCGCACGTCCGCGCGAAGGCGCGCTACGTGTTCGACACGCTGCTCGCGGCGCGGCGCGTGCCGGTCGCGTACGACGACACCGGCGACCGAGCACCGAATGTGGTCTACACGGCGGAATTCGCTCAAGTCCCCAAGAATGCGCTCGGGGTCTTTTGCTCCGCCCGCGCATGGGATTTTTTCGGGGAAGCGGCGGATGTCGGTCGTGCGGCCACAGTCCAGGGATTACGCGTGGTCTTCGACGAATTCTGCGAGAATCCAAACACGCCCGATGCGATTTCGTTTGACCTAGTTGCGAATGCGTTCTACTTCCTGTCGAGTTGGTCTGAGCGCGTGCCGTCCGAACGCGATCGCGGGACGCGCGCGTTGTACGCGGACAGCGTGTTCAGACGGCTCGACATTCCCCAGACCGTCGTCGATGACTATGCCTCGCTGCTGATGGGCGCACTTTCAAAGTCCGCCCCAACGGTCCTTGATCGAATCTCCGGCACACGCCGGTGGCTGGACGGAAGCGCATTTGCGGTGGTGATCTCGCACGACGAGGATTTTATTCCGCGCAATCTTGCGGACACCATAACGATGGGCGCGAAATCCGTACTGCGCCAACTCATCACGCACAGGAGCCCGATGGACGCCATCCGCGTCGCGGGGGCTTTCATTGGCTCGCTGGCGCGCGGGCGCAATCCGTACCTGACGGTCCCCGAACTGGTGCGCAAAGAGCAGGCGCGTGGCGTTCGCGCGTCGTACCAGATCGCCGTAGCGAACCGGCATCCCAATGACGTGACGTACCGGATTGAGGACAAGGCTGTGCAATCGTATCTGCGGCCCATCGTCGACGCGGGGTTCGACGTGTGCCTGCACGGCAGCTACCGATCGACCGAGCGCGCGGAGTGGTACGCGGACGAAGTGCGCACGCTTACCGAGCACTTCGCGCAACCGCGCGGATCGCGGCAGCACTACCTCTCGTTCGACTACGACACCCTCTTCGCGGCACAGGAGCATGCGGGCATTGCCTACGACATGTCCATCGGCTACCCGGACGCGTGCGGCTCGCGCGTGGGATTCTCGCACCCTTACCATCCATACAATCTTGCCGAAGATCGCCCGTATCGCGTCCTCGAAATCCCATTGGTGTTGATGGACGTTACCCTGCGCACGTACCTCGGCCTGTCCGCCCCGGACGCACGAGAACGAATTAAGGCGGAATTGGAACTGTTGCGTCGTGCCGGCGGATGCGGCTCCATCGTCTGGCACCCCATTCTCTTCGGCGGCGCGCGCGACCCCGGGTTCGACGACCTTTACTGGGAACTCATCGATCTCACGCAGGGCCTCGGCGGGTGGGCCGGCGACGCGCGGTCAATCCATGACGCGCTGCGCACGGTCCTTCGGCAATACCCAAGCTTCCCCCCTTCTCAGTAACTTGTTATAATGCGATAGTTTGTGCTGCGTCTGATGCATCCGGGCGACCTCGTCTGCCGCCCGAATACCGTCAATGGATGGCCGACCGAACATGGGCGAACAGCCGCTGGGGACATCGATTCCGGGAACGACCGCCGCCAAGATTACGGCATCGGCGGGCGAACTCAATGTGCCTGCGGGCTGGCACGTCCAAACCCGCCGTCGCCGCGGTTATCTTCTTTTGGCACAACGGGTTGGGGGCTGTCTGGTCGCTGCGGGCGCTGTGCTCGCGGCGTTTCTGATGGAGCATGGATGGCCCGACGCGCTGCAAGTGGGCCGCAGTGGTCCGGCAGCCATGCTTGACCTGCTGGTAGAGACCCTGCTCTCGCCCGAGTTTCGTCCGTATCTCACCCTGCTGTTGATTGCGCCCCTGCTGCAATTGGTCACAGCGCAATGGCTCCGCCTCTACGCCGTTTCGCGCACCCATATCGTGCCCTTCGGCGCGATGGGTCGAATTGTGCGGTGTGCCGCGCTCATTACCGCGGCGTTGTATGTCCTCGGCTTGGCGTACAGGCCCGAAGGCGCCAATAGCGAAGCGTCCTTCACGAACTTGTATTTCATCTATCTCGCGATGGCGCTGTTTTTTGGGATGCTTCTCGTGCGTTCGGCGCTGCTAATTGGCGTCGTCGCGTTGCAGCTCTTCGACATCGGCCGAACGCGCGTCGCGATCCTCGGCCAAGACAAGAGCGCGAAAGAGCTTGTCTCGCTTTTCTCGAAACCGTCGTCGGAATACAAACTGTCGGGCATCATTGCATGCGGCGACGAGAACGCACCTGAAGTCGCAGGCGCCAAGTCCCTGGGAACGGTCGCCGAACTGGATCGCATTATCAACGAAAGCGATCTGGATGAACTGATCATCGCCGCCGATCTCGGTTCGTTGAGCGTCGAGCAGCGGCAGAACGTCGCGCAGACGTGCTGGCAGATGGCGGTCGATCTGCGAATGGTCGCTCCGTTTTATCCGTCGTTCCACACCGAAGCGCGCACCGAATACGTCGGGAGCGTGTGCCTCCTGAACGTCGCGCGGACCGGTCTGTACGCGCAATGGCCGCAGACGATCAAGCGCGCGATGGATATTGCCGTATCGCTCGCGGCCCTTGTCGCGCTGTCGCCACTCATGCTTATCACAGCGATCGCCGTGAAGCTCGATTCACCCGGACCGATCATATTCCGGCAAAAGCGCGTCGGCCTGAACGGGCGCGTTTTCAATTTTCTAAAGTTTCGCTCGATGCGGCACAACAACGACCCCACGATTCACAAGCAGTACATCGAATCGCTCATCAAATCGAAACAGGCCGCAGCCGTGGACAAGGACGGCAAGCCCATTTACAAGATCGCGGACGACCCGCGCGTCACGCGGTTTGGAAGGTTCATCCGGAAATTCAGCATTGACGAGTTGCCGCAATTATTCAATGTGCTGCGCGGCGAAATGAGTCTTGTCGGCCCGCGCCCGCCGGTGCCTTACGAAGTCGAGCAATACGAAGACTGGCATTACAAGCGCCTGCTGATCCGTCCCGGCATCACCGGCATGTGGCAGGTCGGCGGACGCAGCCGGCTCAGTTACGACGAGATGATCCGGCTCGACGTGCAGTACATCGAAAACTGGTCGCTCTGGCTCGACATTCAAATTCTGTTCAAAACCGTGCCCGTCGTGCTGCGCATCGGCGATTCGTACTGAGGGGAAGTGGCCGTGCCCGTTGCCGATGCGCGAATCCGTTACTTGACGATCAATGTGGTCGTGTGGATTTTCGCTGCGTGTGCGTGCCTCGGCGTGCTCGCGGGCGCGCGCCGTATCGGGATGAACTGGACCAAGCATCAGCAGTCCGTCTCCCTGATCGAGGACGCGCGCGGCGCGCTCCAACAGGGCAAGATTGAAGTCGCGCAGGACCAACTGGAAACGGCGCTCTCGCTCGCGCCGACGGCATGGCCCGGTATGGCCCGGCAACTCGGACCGCAACTGATCGGGCTCCCAAGCGTGTTGCGGTCGTTGGAACACGTTGCCGCGGCGGGCGACGTATACGGCGGCGCGACCGCGCTCGACCGCGCGCGCGCAAGACTTCTTCGTGGCGACCTCGATTCGGCGCGCGAAGTGCTTGCCGAGGAAGGCGGCGCGGGCGACGAAACGTCATACGTCCTGGGGCACGTACTGTTCGAACAGGGCGATCTCGCCGAGGCCAAGAATGCGTTCGATCGTTACTGGGGCCGGCGTACGCCCGAACGCGAACGGACGATCGCCGCAATCGTCGAAAGGACCGCGGCGACGGACGAAGTCCTTTGGTCGCTGGTGACGTTGGGACTTTGGGACGAAGCGATTCGCCGCGGGTCGGCCGCGGACGCCAAGGCGACCGCCGAGGGACAATTCCTGGCCGCACTCAAGGCCGATCTTGCAGGCGACCGCGACACGGCACGCGCGGCCTACGAACGGGCGCTCGCGATGCGCCCCGGCTTTTTGGTTTGCTTGCGGCGCCTCGCAAAATTGTAGCGCGAACATAGAAGGGTACTCGTCACGATGCGTGTGGGTGTGATTGGGCTGGGATACGTAGGTCTTCCGCTGGCGCTCGAGTTCTGCCGGGGCGGCTTGAACGTCGTCGGCATCGACGTGGATGCGGAAAAAGTAGCGCGAATCGCGCAGGGCGAAACAATTGTCCTCGATGTCGGTTCGGACGCGCTGCGCGAATCGCTGGAAAAAGGTTTGCTTCTCGTAACGACGGACTTCTCCGTGCTGCGAGATGTCGATGCGGTGTGCGTTTGCGTGCCCACGCCGCTGACCAAGACGATGGACCCCGACATTTCCTACATCGTCGCCGCCGTGGACGAAGTGGCGAAGTACTTGCACAGCGGCATGCTCGTGGTGCTCGAGAGCACGACCTATCCGGGGACAACCGACGAACTCGTGTTGCCCCGGCTCGAAGAGACGGGCCTGAAAGCCGGCGTAGACTTCTTCCTCGCGTTTTCGCCCGAACGCGTCGATCCCGGCAACCCGACATGGCACACGCGTAAT
The DNA window shown above is from Candidatus Hydrogenedentota bacterium and carries:
- a CDS encoding O-antigen ligase family protein, which codes for MQNRHRLPSILRAGIAIYAAALILSVYPYSPLPAVDIKIFVTHVAAFVLAALCAAAEWRGEFPGARPRLLMGALAAFTAVNLAASLASPYPMNALAMTARFFSLSVLCYVTARTFTTARHAASLLVAVVIAAAIASAYGFVQRAGFDPLPWDTSLAASEQFRQLPSTFGNPNLAGHVLTLAIVCALFVASRRGDRWAIVLVPLFLAHLALTRHRASWLGLGACAVFALVAWRARSRCNNDAGRGIGVAVAAFTIAATAIAAIGVGALAARSGRGVPMDTSLLLRYNSFYGAARMIADRPLLGVGPDNYRILNVDYWTPYEQEHFARDRMLNEHPHNEFLMAAISAGIPGLLAYVFLLARAFVAALTLYFAARDESARQFGLACAVLLLVFAIDGALGFNLYAPVSGGILFLVLGLLDGVYSAHAANGKTAPRGLPWATTACAVIAFACAALGTATFASQLHLARGHSAMYWKAFPTAIEQYDRAASYAPSDWMPLYRAAKARAALGDLPGALGDLSASIARNPRYIPSLLDAAYIELGLANNEPLTASPDVLNAARAYAAEAQRLCPHVPEAQEILGRAALTEAERLRARATGLSAERERLLREAADRFTRAIAYGAPNVAELAAYQAQAEALLGAPLGPSG
- a CDS encoding sulfatase-like hydrolase/transferase translates to MKTVALRLVRAATFVWLGVAATAAPAKPGKVIWICIDALRAENLHFMGYERETSPYLDELASKSVVFRTALSPSNATIRSVPAYMTGMFPSELFHDPMKDHWLSSKFKMLAEGFKEIGYATYWITTNGNASRYGNQDQGIDHYFEVNSRTMVTATIDEVITTLEAVEQKPASPSFVYVHLNDVHDPYRPPIPFGRMFEKGKSYSGKNVREGFLLDDDGQRIFSNLPGNMQTGTITQEDIDFMVDLYDGCIRYVDNRLPRLLEALNYDDAKDMLIVSADHGDQFFEDGFCGHGRTLRSQDFHVPLIVRYSGFPAHWYNEPVSLLDIYPTLVGLCGIEAPQGLRGTSLMPALLGEKDSGVTPGAIGDPVDWAGRGVVLASGNYWYALNTEAFMLRPWVSTPYIEWLFDLSADPKCRTNVATERVGDLMQCNAHMRQLFERMQPFTSEIVQPRDGDDTYGPNLLEEVPENRTAFEHFGRPLAPVVETNVVSLQVERAKMALIAKTDPNYKMHLFEMAAGLDGAHLKIEFQRADSGLTTWTREFRKPRKITDVPLQLAVSTSAPETRIVVTVIGEGKAKIGWPSFRELVYDTIYPYKWPIQIAPPEAEGPTEGLDAAEQERLKALGYL
- a CDS encoding PQQ-dependent sugar dehydrogenase; translation: MYSQQTNSNYLLAYLLSFGILVAAANGGTPIATELVAGGLSEPVALTVPRKDEHRLFVVERKPGRIRIIKDGTLRAKPFLDLTAKVNSSNAEQGLLGLAFHPKYKKNGYFYVNYTNLDGDTVIERYRVSKRRNFADPDSGREILLVDQPRDYHNGGTIAFGPNDRYLYVFMGDGGVTFGDNLDMMDPLGKILRLDVDSAFPYTAPPDNPFVDDPDFNPVVWAHGVRNPWGAAFDPLTGDLWFGDVGEIGREELDFQLAISAGGQNYGWPTAEGFACKGGDGTCGTNPGLTPPIHDYNRDVGRCIVGGRVYRGSAIPELQGTYFFADFYLPIWSMRYDGATISEFTDRTAELDPPGAATFSRITAFGQDNDGEIYLLDYHSGSVYKIVPGAKKDVALARAPQPGTLHRNTAAAVAVAVAVAFLGSFVTKGIRKHPKRRLPAGALHIGFMRRP